The following nucleotide sequence is from Sphingomonas panacisoli.
CTTGTTCGGTTCGTTGAGGTTGAGGATCAGCGAATTGGCCATGTAGAGCCCGGGCGCGTCGGGAGAGATCAACAGCACGCGCCACGGCGTCGGAAACGGCGCGGCGCGGCTGACCTTGGGGCCGCTCGACGACGGTGTCAGGACCGCCTTCAGCAGCCCGCCCTGCACCTTGGCGACATTCATCCCCGAATAATCGACCAACGCCGCTTCGTGGATCGCGACGTAAAGCCCACTTGCGGTCTTAAGCGTCAGCGGCGTCTGCGCGGTGCCGATCTCGGCGATCGGGGTCTTGTTGTAGAGCTGTTCCTCGCGGTTCGATTCGAACGCGGGACACCACCATGCCGTGGCAGGCTCGGCGATCGAGAACTGCGTCAGTTCCTCGGCGATGTTTGCGGTCTTGAGGTTGGGTTGGTCGGGAAATTCGTAGCGAAAGCCGACGCCGTTGTCGTACACGCGGAACACGACGTCGATGATGCGGTGCAGCCGGTTCACCTCGCGAAGGCGGACCCGCATCTCATTGTAATGATTGCGGATCGTCCGCCATTCGCCCCAAGGCTGTGTCCAGCTTTCATCGAAACTGGAGCGCGTGACGTTGGTGATTTCGAGGTCGCGGGCGAATTGCGGGCCGTCGGTGAACTGGAAGCCGAGCAGCGACGGCGCGATGACCGGCTTGCCGTTCCGCGACACCGTGTAGTTGGCGCGCGCCTCCGGCCCGATCGCGACGGATACGCTCAGTGCCTTGTCCGGCGATTCGACCGTTGCGCTTGGCGATTGCGCCAGCGCGGGCAGGGCCAACAACAGCGAGAACAACGCGGCCAGCAATGTCACCAACCGCATCATCGTCTCCTCAAACCCGCGTCGCGATCATTCCCGCATAACCGCCGACCCGCCAACCATCCACCGCGCCGACGGTTTGCACCGCGCGCCACTGGCTCGGTTCGGCGGGCGCCCAATCGGCCGGCTCGAACGCCAGGTTGAACACGCAGAGTAAGCGCTCCGCACCGGCCGTCCGCTCGAACGCGAGCAAGCTGTCGGTTGCCGCCAGGATCGTTACGTCGCCCGTCATCAGCGCTTCGCTGGCGTGCCGAAATGCGATCAGACGACGCGTCAGGTTGAGCAACGAAGCGGGATCGCCATTTTGCCGGTCGACCGCGAGCGCGAGGTGGTCCTCGCCGATCGGCAGCCACGGCGTCGCGGTCGAGAAACCGGCATGGTCGTTGGGATTGCCTTGCCACGGCATCGGCGTCCGCGCGCCGTCGCGCGACAAGGTCAGTGGCCAGTTGGCGATTGCCTCCGGATCCTGCAGCGCGTCGAACGGGATATCGACCTGCGTGAGCCCGAGCTCCTCGCCTTGGTACAGGAACAGATTGCCGCGCAGGCACATCAGCAGCAGCAGCTTAAGCCGCGCGAAGGCCGCGCGATGCTCGGGCGCGACCCAGCGGGAAATCGCCCGCGGAGCGTCGTGATTCTCGAATGCCCAGCTCGGCCAGCCGGCGCCGGGCGTCTGCGGCCATTGCGCGAGCGCATCGCGGACGAGGCCGGGGGTCAGCTTGTCGGCGTAAAGAAAGTTGAAGCCGTACGCCGAATTGAGTCTGCGATTGCCTTCCGTGAAGGCGTGCATCTCCGCCTCGGGATGTGCGCCGCCCACTTCCGCCACCGTGAACGTCGCGCCGTAGCGATCGGCCAGCGCGCGCAGCCGTTCGAGGAATAGCGGCAGTTCGGGCTGGCTCTGATTGTGGACGTGCAGCTGGAAATCGAACGACCGCGTTCGCGGCCCCGGCGGCGCGGGCGGATTGTCGGTCAGCGCCGGGTTGTGCATCGCGAAGTTGATCGCATCGATGCGGAACCCGTCGACGCCGCGGTCGAACCAGAATTTGGCGGTGGCTAGCAGCGCGTCCTGCACCGCGGGATTGTGCACATGGAGCTGCGGCTGTTCCGGCAGGAAATTGTGCATGTAATATTGGCAACGCCGCGCATCCCAGGTCCAGGCGGGGCCGCCGAATACCGACTGCCAGTTGTTGGGCGGCGATCCATCGGGCTTGGCGTCGGCCCAGACGTACCAGTCGGCCTTCGGATTGGCGCGGTCGGCGCGGCTTTCGAGGAACCAGGGATGCCGATCGCTCGAATGCGAATAGACCTGATCGATCAACACTTTGAGCCCGAGTTCGTGCGCGCGGGCGATCAGCGCGTCGAAATCGGCGAGCGTGCCGAAGATCGGATCGACGTCGCAATAGTCGGCGACGTCATACCCGAAATCCAGCATCGGCGAGGTGAAGAAGGGCGACAGCCAGATGCCGTCGACGCCTAGGCTCGCGACATGATCGAGATGCGCGGTGATGCCGGGCAGATCGCCGATCCCGTCACCGTTCGAATCGGCGAAGCTGCGCGGGTAGATCTGGTAGATCACCGCACCGCGCCACCATTCGCGCGTAGTCGCGTCGAGCGCGGTCAGACGGGACACTTCGTTCACTTGGCCTCGCAGATGATGAAATCGAGCGGGCCGAGATCGACCTTGACGCTGCCCGGTGCGCTGGCGGCGGTTGCACACTTACCGTGGAGCGGCGCGAACGCCGTCGATGCCTGATCGACCAGCACATTCGCGGAGATCGGCGCGGTCGAGGTGTTGAATGCGATCAGCACTTCCTTGCCCGTATCCGGATCGAACCGCGACACGGCGAACAATCCCGGCTTGTCGCCCCAGGCACGCAGTTCCTGCCGTCCGCGGGTCAGTGCGCGATGGCTCGTCCGGATGCGCGACAGCTCAGCGATCAGCCGGAAGATCGGATTATCGGTGCCGAAGCTCGGCGTCGCCGTCGTCTTGGTCGTGCCGAGCAAGGTCTCTTCGTTATAAAGCGCGACCTTGCTGCCGAACATGTCCTCGCGCGCGAGCTGATCGCCACCCTTGCTCAGGAAGCCCTGTTCGTCGCCATAGTAGATCGTCGGCACGCCACGCAGTGTCAGCAGCATCGCATGGCCGAGCATTACGCGTTTGAGCAGTTCGTCGTCGCTCGCGTTCGGGAAGCCTTTCTTGACGAACATCGCGAACCGACCGGCGTCGTGATTGCCGAGGAAGGTGGGGAGGGTGCGGGCGCCCGCTTCGCCGTTTTCGTAGATCGGATCGGCGAAGAACAGCCGGAACAGCTCGTTGGTCGGCGCCGTCCCGCCGACCGTGTCGATCACCGCGCGCGCGAAAGCGAAGTCGAGGACGGCGGGCAGCTTATCGACGCGGGTGTGCTCGGCGAGGCGCGCGGGGTCGAGCTGATCGGTGAACACTTCGCCGAAGATGTGGAAGTTCGGAATGCCCTTCGCTTTCGCTCGCGCCAGCATCGCCGGGACGAACGCCTGCCAGAACTTGGCATCGACATGCTGCGCGGTGTCGATGCGAAAGCCGTCGACGCCGAAATCGTCGATCCACTTACCGTAGATGTCGATCATCCCCGCAATCACGCGCGGGTTCTCGGTCATCAGATCGTCGAGGCCGGAGAAGTCGCCGAGTTGCGAGTCCTCGGTCGAAAAGGTCGAGTCGCCCCGGTTGTGATAATAGATGGGATCGTTGAGCCAGGCCGGGACCTTCACCTTCTCCTCGCCCTTGGGGAGGTACGGCGTGTAGGCCCAGGTCGGATCGGTCAGCTTGTCGTAATTGTCGCCCAGAAACGCCGGGTTGATCGCCGGTCCGCCGATCCCGCCGCGCCGTGTGTACGGATAATCGGCGCGGGTGCGATACGCGCACGGCTTATCGGCGACGCACTCGCGATACTTGATCACGTCGGCCGTGTGGTTGGCGATGATGTCCATATAGACCTTCATCCCGCGAGCATGCGCCGCATCGACCAGCGCCTTGAAGTCCGCATTGGTGCCGAAATGCGGATCGACTTGCGTGAAGTCGGTGATCCAGTAGCCGTGATAGCCGGCGCTCTCGTCGCCGAGCGGACCCTGGACGGCCTTGTTCTTGAAGATCGGCCCGACCCATAGCGCCGTCGCGCCGAGTGCCTGGATATAGTCGAGCCGCTTGATCAGCCCTTTAAGGTCGCCGCCGTGATAGAATCCCTTGGCGGCCGGATCGAAGCCGGTGGTCAGCCGGCCGCCTTTCAGTCCGCCGAGATCGTTCTTCGGATCGCCATTTTCGAACCGATCGGGGAGGACGAAATAGATAACCTCGTCCTCGGGCAGGCGGTCGCGATACGACGCGGCGGGGGCAGGAGCCGACACCGCCGGCTGCACGAGCGACGAGGCCAGCAGGGCGGCGATCAACCCGCGGCGGATCATGCGTTTTTCTCCAGTGATTGGCCGGTCATCGCCGCGACGAAATCGCGATGCTCGGGCAGCGTTTCAGCTTTCACGCGGCATGCCTTGGCGATCGTATCGAGGAAAGGACCGAGATCGGCCGCCTTGACGTTGTCGGCAAGCGGCGACCAGCCGCGCGGCATGATCCCCTGGCCGATCATCACCTGACCCCAACTGTCGTCGAGGAACAGTTCGTCCTCCTCGCGCATAAACGCGCCGCCTTCGCGGAACAGCGCGATCTTTTCGGCGAGCGTCGCGGGCAATTCCATGCCGCGACAATGATCCCAGAACGGCTCGCCGATACGCTCGTTGGCGACATAGTGCAGCACGATGAAGTCGCGTACGCGCTGCCACTCGATCGTCGAGAGGCGGTTGAACGTGTCACGCGCGGTGGTGACGTCGGATAGGTCACCGGCCACCACGTTGAGCAAGCGTCCGATCCCGGATTGGACGAGGTGGATGCTGGTCGATTCTGAGCGGCTCCATGAACCCCGCGGCTAGGCCCAGCGCGACGCAATTGTGCGACCAGAATTGCTCGCGGTGCCCGCTGACGAACCGCACCGGGCGCGGATCGGCGAGCGGTGTGCCTTCGACGTTGGCGAGGAGTAGCGCGCTTGCTTCGTCGACCGACATGAATTCGGAGCAGAAGACGTGGCCGTTGCCGGTGCGATGCTGGAGCGGGATGCGCCATTGCCATCCGGCCGGCCGCGCGGTCGATTGCGTGAACGGGCGGAGGGCGGAAGGATTCTCGCTCGGCACGGCGAGAGCGGTGTTGCAGGGCAGATAGCGGCGCCAGTCGATGAACGACACGCCGAGCGCATCGCCGAGCAACAGGCTGCGAAAACCGGTGCAATCGATGAACAGCGTACCCGCGACGCGCCGATCGCCGTCGAGCTTCAGCGCCCTTATGTCGCCGGTGTCCGCGTCGCGTTCGACGCTTTCGATCAGCCCCTCGACCCTGCGCACGCCGCGATCTTCCGAATAGCGCCGCAGCATCTGCGCGAACAAAGTCGCGTCGAAGTGGTAGGCGTAAGCAAGATCCGTCGCGCCGTCCTCGCTAATCGCGAAGCGGCCGAGCCGGGCCGCGGCGACATTCAAGCTGTAGTCGCCGTAATCGCCCGCTTGGCCCAAGCCGCGCGCGCGCAACCAAAGCTGGCGGAACGGGATGAGCCCGACGCCGCGCCCGACCTGGCCGAAGCTGTGGAAATAGGAGTGGCCGGGACGCAGCCAATCGTTGAACCCGATCCCGAGCTTGAAGGTCGCGTTGGTGGCGCGGAGAAACTCGGCCTGGTCGAGGCCGAGCCCGACGATCAGATTGTGGATCTGCGGGATCGTCGCTTCGCCGACACCCACCGTGCCGATCGCGTCGGATTCGACCAGCGTGATCGTGGCGTAGTTGCCGAGGAACCGCGCCAGCGTCGCGGCGGCCGTCCACCCAGCCGTCCCGCCGCCCGCAATGACGATGTCGAGGGGCGTTCGTTCACTCATGTCCTGCCTTTACCAACGATCCGCCTCGCCGGAGCTACCCGGCGAGGCTGTTCGTGTCATCAGAACTTGAAGGTCGCACCCGCCACGATTCGGCGGCCATAGCTCTGATATTTCAGGTAGGAGAGCGGCTGGGTGACGATGCCCAGCGTCGCCGACCGCGTGTCGGTCAGGTTCTGGCCCGACACGTAGAGCGACAGACCCTTGAGCGACCCCGACGAGAAGTCGTAGCCGATCTGCGCGTCGTAGATCGTCTCGCCCAGCACCGTCTGGCGATCGAGACCGCCGCTGTAGAGCGAGAAGTCGCCCAGGTACGACGAACGGTAGCGCATGCTGCCGCGCAGGCTGAAGCCGTACTTTTCGAAGAACAACGTCGCGCTGGCGACCCACTTCGAATAGCCCGGAATGACCGACGGATTGCCGTTGAAATCCTTGACCTTGGTTTCGGTGTAACCGGCGCCGCCGGTCAGGCCGAAGCCCGACAAAGCGTTGGAGAAGACGTCGAACGGCAACGTGCCGGCGACTTCGACGCCGTCCATATGCCCGCCCTTGGTGTTGACGTTGGCGAACAGGATACCGATCGGCGTTGCCGGCTGCGGATTGCCCGGCACCGGCGGGAAGCCGGAATAGTCGAAGTTCGCCGTGAAGCCGTTGGCGATGTAGTTGTCGATGTTCTTGTAGAATAACTGGATCGCCAGATAGCCCTTCGACCCGAAATACTTTTCGAAGTTCAGATCGAACGCGGTCGCGCGGTACGGCCGCAGCGTCGGATTGCCGCCGCTGCCCGAAAAGACGATCGGGCTCCGGGTGCGATCGATGCCGTAGCTGATGACGTTGTTCAGGTCGGGCAGGCGCGGCCGCATCATTTCCTTCGACGCCGCAAAGCGGATGACGAAGTCGCTGGCGGTGCGCAGGTTGAGGTTCAGGCTCGGCAGGACCATCCAATAGTCGTCCTTGACCGTCGGGAAGGCCTGTCCGCTCGACGTCACCCGGGTGTAAACACCCTGAACACCGATATTGCCGGTCAGCTTCGACGAACCGAGGTCTGCGTCGAGCGTCGCCATCGCATAGGGCGTCCAGACGTCTTCGCCGATATTGTAGCCTTTGCTCGCGCCGAAGGTGTTGGCCGTGTAGACCAGCACGCCGGCGGGGACGAGCGCGCGCGGATCGAAGGATACAAGCGGACCGAGACCGCGGTCGAGCGTCACGGGCTCGAGGCGCAGGTTGGACGGGATCGCCGCCGTGTTCGCGCCGCCCGGCGGGCTCAGATAGCCTTCCTGCGCGCTGAGCGTCTTGGTGCGCTTCGTGAAGTCTGCGCCGGCCTTGATCGACTTGACGAACCCGCCGATCTCGCGCTCGATCTCTGCCCGGGCTTCGAACAGATCGTCGCTCGTGCGGCGGAAATTGTCGTAACCGGCCTGAACCGGCGAGCCGCTCCAGCCTTCGACGTCGGTCAGCACCAGCGCGCTGCTGGCGCCGTTATAATTGCTGGTGAATTGCGGGCCCTTCGGCGTCGCGGTGTACGATACCACCGCGGTCGCGGCCGGCAGCGCGCGGCCGAGGCCGGCGGTCGTCTGTAGCGAATCGTCGGTGCGGTCGGTTCGCGACCAGCTCGCGTCGATCATCGCCGACCAGCCGTCATTCTTCCACGCCAGGTTGCCGGCGAGCGAATATTGGTCGGCCTTGCGGTCGTTGGCGTAGTTTTCGATGATCGGCGTGCCGGCGATCGTCGCCGACGTGACCAAGCCATTCGAGGCGGTCACGTTCGAAATCGCATCGTGGCCGCAACCGCCGCCGCAGTTGAACGGCATTTCGAAGCCGCGCTGATCGATCTTGTCGGTGAAGCGCGAATAGAACGCGTCCATCGTGATCGTGACGTTGTTGCCGGCGCGGGCCTGGAACGTGCCGTTGATGCCGAAGCGCTTCAGCTTGTCGGTTTCGACCCAGGTCTTGATGCCGTTCATGCCCTGCGCGCCACCGGGATAGCCGCCGAAGCCCCAGGCGTTGAAGTCGCGGGTCTGGTACGGTTCGTCGGTATAGGCCGCCGACAGCGCGATACCTGCGTTGCCATCCGCGAACGTATCGACATAGGTCGCGAACGCGCGGAAGCCCTTGTCGCTCGAATTCGGATCGAGCTTCTGATCGACATAGGTGCCGCGCACGCCGACCGCGATGATGCGCTTGCCGACTTCGAGCGGGCGCATGGTGCGCAGGTCGATGGTGCCGACCAGGCCGCCGGACGTCTTGTCGGCTGCGGCGGTCTTGTAGACATCGACGCCGGCGAGGATTTCCGACGGATATTGGTCGAATTCGACCGCGCGGCTGTCGTTCGTCGTGGTCTGCTGACGGCCGTTCAACGTCGTGGTCGAGAAGTCCGGGCCGAAACCGCGGATCGAGATAATGTTCGCGCGACCGGCGTTGCGCTGCGACGAAATGCCGGGAAGGCGAGCGATCGATTCACCGATGCCGTTGTCGGGCAGCTTGCCGATGTCTTCCGCCGAAACGGATTCGACGACCTGTTCGGAATTCTTCTTCTTCGCGGTCGCGCTGGCGAGAGCCGCGCGGAAACCGCTGACGACAATGTCGGGGCCGGTGTCGTCGGTCGCCTGATCGGCCGGAGCGGGGGCAGGGGCGTCCTGCGCCAGGGCCGGCGAGGCCACCGTCGCGAGGGCGCCGGCCAGCGCGAGGGCGCTCACGTGCAGCGCAAGGCCGTTGCGGCGATTGTTACGGAAACCAGTCATCAATTCCTCCCCTTGCGACCGGCCATCTTTGGCTTCGGCGCGCGCCCACACGGCGCGTTGCAGATTTGTTGCGCTTAAAATGGGGGCGATAAGCGGCCAAGGCGGCCGCATACGTATTCGAAACTATGCATTGCGGAGTGTTGCACGCATGCATCGGTAGTAATTAGCGCGGTGCGGCGAGAATGCGGTAGCTCCACGGCGCTAGCTTTACGCTGGACGATCGCGTGATCGTCTGCGGCGTACTGTCGGCGAAGTCCACGTAGCTGCCGTCGCTCGGGCCGTCGGTGAAGCTTATCGTCTGCGTGTCGCCGGACAGGTTGAACAGCGCGAACACCTTGTCGCCGTTCTTGGCGCGGACGAACGACAGCACCTTGGTCGGCGCGGTATTGACCACCGGAGTCATCGCGGCGCCCCACGGCGCGTTCCACAGCGCCGGATGTGCCTTGCGGAAGGCGATCAGGCGCTTGAACAGATCGTTATTCGGGTGATCACGCCATTCGATCGGGTCGCGTTCAAAGAACTTCAGGCGTTTCGGATTACCCGCTTCCTGACCGTTATAGATCAGCGGAATGCCTTCTCCGACGAAGGACAGGACGATTGCGTTGGGCAGCGCCTTGCCGAAGCGTTCGAATTCGGTGCCTTCCCACGCATTCTGGTCGTGGTTCTCGGTATAGGTCATGCGCATCGCGGCGTCGGGCCAGGCGCTTTCGGTTTCCGAATAATAGCCGAACAGCGCGCCGACATCGGCCTTCCCGACCGCGATATCGGCCATCGCGTTATTCCATTTCCACGCATAGCTGGCGTCGAACGCCTTGCGATGGACGTCGCGCTGGTCGAATTCGGCGAGCATGAAGACCGGCTTGATCCGGTCGAGCTCGGCGCGGGCATTCTCCCAAAAATCGAGCGGGACGTAGCCGGCGACGTCGCAGCGGAAACCGTCGATATCGGCGGCGCGCACCCAATATTTCATCGCGTCGGTCATGTAGCGGCGTAAGGCGGGCTTCGAATAATCGAGATCGATGATGTCCGACCAGTCCCACCACGGCGTCGGCCGGTTCGCGCCCTTCCAGTCGTGTTCGTACCAATCGGGGTGGAGCTTGTGGATCGGGTTGTCCCACGCCGTGTGGTTAGCGACCCAGTCGAGGATGACGTGCATGCCCTGTCTGTGCGCGGCCGCGACGAACGACTTGAGGTCGGCGAGCGTCCCGAACTCCGGGTTCACGCCGTAATAATCCTTCACCGAATAGGGACTGCCCAGCGTTCCCTTGCGGTTTTCCACGCCGATCGGGTTGATCGGCATCAGCCAGATGATGTCGATGCCGAGCGCCTTGAGCCGCGGCAGTTGCGCTTCGGCCGCCTTGAACGTGCCCTCGCGCGTGAACTGGCGGGTATTGAGCTGGTACAGCACCGCGTCCTTCGACCAGGCGGGATGCTTCAGCGTGACGTAGGGCCTGGGCGTGTAAGGATCGGCGGCTTTGGTCGCAGCGAGAGCGGGCGCGGTCATCAGGCTCGCGAGCAGCGCCAGCGCGATCGGTTTCAGCATCCTGTCCTCCCGTTTTTTGCCCTTGTGCCATGCCAATCCGCACGCGCGCCGCGAATACGTATGCGGCGGCGTATCGGGCGGCGCGACGCTCGCTTAGCATCGGCGATACC
It contains:
- a CDS encoding alpha-glucosidase, whose product is MNEVSRLTALDATTREWWRGAVIYQIYPRSFADSNGDGIGDLPGITAHLDHVASLGVDGIWLSPFFTSPMLDFGYDVADYCDVDPIFGTLADFDALIARAHELGLKVLIDQVYSHSSDRHPWFLESRADRANPKADWYVWADAKPDGSPPNNWQSVFGGPAWTWDARRCQYYMHNFLPEQPQLHVHNPAVQDALLATAKFWFDRGVDGFRIDAINFAMHNPALTDNPPAPPGPRTRSFDFQLHVHNQSQPELPLFLERLRALADRYGATFTVAEVGGAHPEAEMHAFTEGNRRLNSAYGFNFLYADKLTPGLVRDALAQWPQTPGAGWPSWAFENHDAPRAISRWVAPEHRAAFARLKLLLLMCLRGNLFLYQGEELGLTQVDIPFDALQDPEAIANWPLTLSRDGARTPMPWQGNPNDHAGFSTATPWLPIGEDHLALAVDRQNGDPASLLNLTRRLIAFRHASEALMTGDVTILAATDSLLAFERTAGAERLLCVFNLAFEPADWAPAEPSQWRAVQTVGAVDGWRVGGYAGMIATRV
- a CDS encoding alpha-amylase family glycosyl hydrolase, with product MIRRGLIAALLASSLVQPAVSAPAPAASYRDRLPEDEVIYFVLPDRFENGDPKNDLGGLKGGRLTTGFDPAAKGFYHGGDLKGLIKRLDYIQALGATALWVGPIFKNKAVQGPLGDESAGYHGYWITDFTQVDPHFGTNADFKALVDAAHARGMKVYMDIIANHTADVIKYRECVADKPCAYRTRADYPYTRRGGIGGPAINPAFLGDNYDKLTDPTWAYTPYLPKGEEKVKVPAWLNDPIYYHNRGDSTFSTEDSQLGDFSGLDDLMTENPRVIAGMIDIYGKWIDDFGVDGFRIDTAQHVDAKFWQAFVPAMLARAKAKGIPNFHIFGEVFTDQLDPARLAEHTRVDKLPAVLDFAFARAVIDTVGGTAPTNELFRLFFADPIYENGEAGARTLPTFLGNHDAGRFAMFVKKGFPNASDDELLKRVMLGHAMLLTLRGVPTIYYGDEQGFLSKGGDQLAREDMFGSKVALYNEETLLGTTKTTATPSFGTDNPIFRLIAELSRIRTSHRALTRGRQELRAWGDKPGLFAVSRFDPDTGKEVLIAFNTSTAPISANVLVDQASTAFAPLHGKCATAASAPGSVKVDLGPLDFIICEAK
- a CDS encoding tryptophan 7-halogenase, which translates into the protein MVAGDLSDVTTARDTFNRLSTIEWQRVRDFIVLHYVANERIGEPFWDHCRGMELPATLAEKIALFREGGAFMREEDELFLDDSWGQVMIGQGIMPRGWSPLADNVKAADLGPFLDTIAKACRVKAETLPEHRDFVAAMTGQSLEKNA
- a CDS encoding tryptophan halogenase family protein, yielding MSERTPLDIVIAGGGTAGWTAAATLARFLGNYATITLVESDAIGTVGVGEATIPQIHNLIVGLGLDQAEFLRATNATFKLGIGFNDWLRPGHSYFHSFGQVGRGVGLIPFRQLWLRARGLGQAGDYGDYSLNVAAARLGRFAISEDGATDLAYAYHFDATLFAQMLRRYSEDRGVRRVEGLIESVERDADTGDIRALKLDGDRRVAGTLFIDCTGFRSLLLGDALGVSFIDWRRYLPCNTALAVPSENPSALRPFTQSTARPAGWQWRIPLQHRTGNGHVFCSEFMSVDEASALLLANVEGTPLADPRPVRFVSGHREQFWSHNCVALGLAAGFMEPLRIDQHPPRPIRDRTLAQRGGR
- a CDS encoding TonB-dependent receptor — protein: MTGFRNNRRNGLALHVSALALAGALATVASPALAQDAPAPAPADQATDDTGPDIVVSGFRAALASATAKKKNSEQVVESVSAEDIGKLPDNGIGESIARLPGISSQRNAGRANIISIRGFGPDFSTTTLNGRQQTTTNDSRAVEFDQYPSEILAGVDVYKTAAADKTSGGLVGTIDLRTMRPLEVGKRIIAVGVRGTYVDQKLDPNSSDKGFRAFATYVDTFADGNAGIALSAAYTDEPYQTRDFNAWGFGGYPGGAQGMNGIKTWVETDKLKRFGINGTFQARAGNNVTITMDAFYSRFTDKIDQRGFEMPFNCGGGCGHDAISNVTASNGLVTSATIAGTPIIENYANDRKADQYSLAGNLAWKNDGWSAMIDASWSRTDRTDDSLQTTAGLGRALPAATAVVSYTATPKGPQFTSNYNGASSALVLTDVEGWSGSPVQAGYDNFRRTSDDLFEARAEIEREIGGFVKSIKAGADFTKRTKTLSAQEGYLSPPGGANTAAIPSNLRLEPVTLDRGLGPLVSFDPRALVPAGVLVYTANTFGASKGYNIGEDVWTPYAMATLDADLGSSKLTGNIGVQGVYTRVTSSGQAFPTVKDDYWMVLPSLNLNLRTASDFVIRFAASKEMMRPRLPDLNNVISYGIDRTRSPIVFSGSGGNPTLRPYRATAFDLNFEKYFGSKGYLAIQLFYKNIDNYIANGFTANFDYSGFPPVPGNPQPATPIGILFANVNTKGGHMDGVEVAGTLPFDVFSNALSGFGLTGGAGYTETKVKDFNGNPSVIPGYSKWVASATLFFEKYGFSLRGSMRYRSSYLGDFSLYSGGLDRQTVLGETIYDAQIGYDFSSGSLKGLSLYVSGQNLTDTRSATLGIVTQPLSYLKYQSYGRRIVAGATFKF
- a CDS encoding alpha-amylase family glycosyl hydrolase, translating into MLKPIALALLASLMTAPALAATKAADPYTPRPYVTLKHPAWSKDAVLYQLNTRQFTREGTFKAAEAQLPRLKALGIDIIWLMPINPIGVENRKGTLGSPYSVKDYYGVNPEFGTLADLKSFVAAAHRQGMHVILDWVANHTAWDNPIHKLHPDWYEHDWKGANRPTPWWDWSDIIDLDYSKPALRRYMTDAMKYWVRAADIDGFRCDVAGYVPLDFWENARAELDRIKPVFMLAEFDQRDVHRKAFDASYAWKWNNAMADIAVGKADVGALFGYYSETESAWPDAAMRMTYTENHDQNAWEGTEFERFGKALPNAIVLSFVGEGIPLIYNGQEAGNPKRLKFFERDPIEWRDHPNNDLFKRLIAFRKAHPALWNAPWGAAMTPVVNTAPTKVLSFVRAKNGDKVFALFNLSGDTQTISFTDGPSDGSYVDFADSTPQTITRSSSVKLAPWSYRILAAPR